A stretch of Ipomoea triloba cultivar NCNSP0323 chromosome 13, ASM357664v1 DNA encodes these proteins:
- the LOC116002185 gene encoding autophagy-related protein 8f: MIKDYGINYIYLLRSSKKIQTHCSINLNLLVVPFLYLSFFPFPTVHYFQEGGMARSSFKQEHDLVKRRAEAARIREKYPDRIPVIVEKAERSDIPNIDKKKYLVPADLTVGQFVYVIRKRIKLSAEKAIFIFVDNVLPPTGAIMSAIYDEKKDEDGFLYVTYSGENTFGDHIPV, encoded by the exons ATGATTAAAGATTATGGAATaaattacatttatttattgagGTCGTCAAAGAAAATACAAACCCATTGTTCAATCAACCTCAATCTACTCGTCGTCCCGTTTCTTTAtctttcctttttccctttcccAACCGTTCATTATTTTCAAGAAG GTGGGATGGCAAGGAGTTCATTCAAGCAAGAGCATGATCTTG TGAAGAGGCGTGCTGAGGCGGCTAGGATTAGGGAAAAATACCCAGATAGAATTCCG GTGATTGTTGAGAAGGCAGAAAGAAGTGATATTCCTAACATTGACAAGAAAAA GTATCTCGTCCCAGCTGACTTGACAGTAGGGCAGTTTGTTTATGTTATTCGCAAAAGAATCAAATTGAGTGCGGAGAAAGCAATTTTCATATTTGTTGACAATGTGCTTCCACCAACGG GGGCAATCATGTCTGCAATTTACGATGAGAAGAAGGACGAAGATGGGTTTCTCTATGTTACCTACAGCGGAGAGAACACATTCGGGGACCATATCCCGGTCTAG